The following are encoded together in the Brassica napus cultivar Da-Ae chromosome A9, Da-Ae, whole genome shotgun sequence genome:
- the LOC106363537 gene encoding F-box/LRR-repeat protein At4g14103-like, translating to MSRFFAREEIQEVQGTHINNRTMVGIISGLPSEMRRHLLSFLPIRVAALTSSLSRDWRDEFCMTPTLKLRLDDDTDDMIPFISFVNRIVSIRGPDGDRSPLRKFHLTLHRVIDRHEADQGNLLFESANEWINFSLAKGVTILTLCFYQLPHQYDGLPEAIFVASSLVKLHIATSHHATLFPSTVSVLLPCLKSLRLDMVGLGDDGQGFYTLLSGCPIIEELEMKDLAWFAWSSSSVCSSTLKVLSICWDFYAHEDERHQRPASVSFVTPNLLYLDYNDDTAGDYKALDFASLVEAEVRLHLRVEQGDGSDSDEDEDELEIPQQEDASDFFKAICNVQKLLLHADTLQVLAFGCLTIHPFPNLTELIIESYHHDQLSDWDSVPLLLNNCPQLHTLVFMGLTHQPKNTCGNVCRCEGGVVPAHSCLQASPVKVLKIYDVGQAALEMDRFIGMVRHFLVTMPHLESFLVYCDGSAETRMNLSRGIRRIQGKASPMCRIQVREC from the exons ATGTCTCGTTTTTTCGCTAGGGAAGAGATCCAGGAGGTTCAGGGCACCCACATCAACAACC GAACCATGGTTGGTATCATCAGTGGTTTGCCTTCCGAGATGCGGCGTCACCTCCTGTCCTTTCTTCCTATTCGTGTCGCTGCTCTGACTTCTTCCCTGTCCAGAGATTGGCGTGATGAGTTCTGCATGACACCTACTCTTAAGCTCAGGCTGGACGATGATACAGATGACATGATTCCATTCATCAGCTTTGTCAACAGGATCGTGTCTATTCGTGGACCAGATGGAGATCGTTCTCCTCTACGCAAGTTTCATCTCACTCTACACAGGGTGATTGATAGGCATGAAGCAGATCAAGGCAACCTTCTGTTTGAATCCGCCAATGAGTGGATCAACTTCTCACTGGCCAAAGGCGTAACCATTCTCACCCTCTGCTTCTATCAGTTGCCCCATCAGTATGATGGACTGCCCGAAGCAATCTTCGTAGCAAGCTCTCTGGTGAAGTTGCATATCGCCACTTCCCACCATGCTACTCTCTTTCCTTCCACCGTGAGTGTTCTTCTACCATGTCTCAAGTCTCTCAGGCTCGATATGGTGGGTCTCGGAGATGACGGCCAAGGCTTCTACACCCTCCTGAGCGGTTGTCCAATCATCGAAGAACTAGAAATGAAAGACTTGGCCTGGTTTGCATGGTCTTCTTCCTCTGTGTGCAGCTCAACACTCAAGGTCTTGAGCATTTGTTGGGACTTCTATGCGCACGAAGACGAGCGCCATCAACGTCCAGCGAGTGTGTCTTTTGTGACACCAAACCTGCTCTACCTGGACTACAACGACGACACAGCCGGAGACTACAAAGCTTTGGATTTTGCTTCACTCGTTGAAGCCGAAGTCCGTCTTCACCTGAGGGTAGAGCAAGGGGATGGTTCAGATtcagatgaagatgaagacgaaCTGGAAATCCCACAGCAAGAAGATGCTTCAGACTTCTTCAAGGCAATATGCAACGTTCAGAAGCTCCTCTTGCACGCTGACACACTTCAG GTTCTCGCTTTCGGCTGCCTCACGATACACCCTTTCCCCAACCTAACCGAGCTGATCATTGAAAGCTATCATCATGATCAACTATCAGATTGGGATTCAGTGCCTCTACTGCTCAACAACTGCCCCCAGCTACACACTCTTGTTTTCATG GGACTCACTCATCAACCTAAGAACACATGTGGAAACGTGTGTAGGTGTGAGGGTGGTGTGGTTCCAGCACATTCTTGCTTACAAGCATCTCCGGTCAAGGTTTTGAAGATCTACGACGTTGGCCAAGCCGCTCTAGAGATGGACCGCTTCATTGGCATGGTGAGACACTTCTTGGTCACCATGCCTCACCTTGAGAGCTTTCTTGTTTACTGTGATGGAAGTGCTGAGACTCGCATGAACCTATCAAGAGGAATTCGAAGGATTCAAGGGAAGGCTTCACCCATGTGCAGGATCCAAGTGCGTGAGTGCTAG